A window of the Gossypium hirsutum isolate 1008001.06 chromosome A05, Gossypium_hirsutum_v2.1, whole genome shotgun sequence genome harbors these coding sequences:
- the LOC107904436 gene encoding 30S ribosomal protein S17: MKSVVGIVVSNKMQKSVVVAVDRLFHNKIYNRYVKRTSKFMAHDEKDECNIGDRVKLDPSRPLSKRKHWVVAEILKKARIYTPPSVDTAANASAKNEAPLSSTS; this comes from the exons ATGAAATCGGTTGTGGGCATTGTTGTATCAAATAAGATGCAGAAATCAGTGGTAGTAGCGGTGGACAGGCTCTTCCACAACAAGATTTACAACCGCTATGTCAAGCGCACCTCCAAGTTCATGGCCCATGACGAAAAAGATGAATGCAACATCGGTGACAGG GTTAAATTAGATCCTTCTAGGCCGTTGAGCAAGCGTAAGCATTGGGTTGTTGCTGAAATTCTCAAGAAAGCTAGAATCTATACACCCCCATCTGTGGATACTGCTGCAAATGCAAGTGCCAAGAATGAAGCACCACTTTCTTCAACCTCATAA
- the LOC121229066 gene encoding peroxidase 4 isoform X2, with amino-acid sequence MASSFSKFSQTLLLLVVFWGITSSSNAQLSTDYYSKSCPNLFSTVKFTVHSAIMKEARMGASLLRLFFHDCFVNLGGPNWDVKLGRRDARSASRAAANNGIPAPTSNLNRLISRFNALGLSTRDLVALSGAHTIGQARCTSFRARIYNESNIDLSFAKTKQSNCPRSSGSGDNNLAPLDIQTPTYFDNKYFNNLIGKRGLLHSDQELFNGGSTDSIVRAYSKNPSSFSSDFVTAMIKMGDISPLTGSKGEIRKNCRRVN; translated from the exons ATGGCTTCTTCTTTTTCCAAGTTTTCCCAGACTTTGCTTCTCCTTGTGGTTTTCTGGGGAATCACCAGCAGCAGCAATGCTCAACTTTCAACCGATTATTACTCAAAATCATGTCCAAACTTGTTTTCAACTGTCAAATTCACTGTTCATTCTGCTATAATGAAAGAGGCCCGCATGGGTGCTTCACTGCTTCGACTCTTCTTCCATGACTGCTTTGTTAAT ttGGGAGGACCCAATTGGGACGTGAAGCTTGGAAGAAGAGATGCAAGGAGTGCAAGTCGGGCTGCTGCAAATAATGGCATTCCTGCGCCAACTTCCAACTTGAATCGACTCATTTCCAGGTTCAATGCTCTTGGTCTTTCCACCAGGGACTTGGTTGCTTTATCGG GAGCACACACAATTGGACAAGCAAGGTGCACATCTTTCAGGGCTCGCATATACAACGAGAGCAACATCGATCTTTCCTTTGCTAAAACCAAGCAAAGCAACTGCCCAAGATCGAGTGGGTCAGGGGACAACAATTTGGCACCACTTGACATCCAGACTCCAACATATTTTGACAACAAGTACTTCAACAACCTCATCGGCAAGAGGGGGCTGCTCCACTCGGATCAAGAGTTGTTCAATGGGGGATCCACCGACTCCATTGTAAGGGCTTACAGTAAAAACCCGAGCTCCTTCAGCTCTGATTTTGTTACAGCCATGATTAAGATGGGAGACATTAGTCCACTCACTGGATCAAAGGGAGAGATCAGGAAGAACTGCAGAAGGGTTAATTAA
- the LOC121229066 gene encoding peroxidase P7 isoform X1, with protein MASSFSKFSQTLLLLVVFWGITSSSNAQLSTDYYSKSCPNLFSTVKFTVHSAIMKEARMGASLLRLFFHDCFVNGCDGSLLLDDTSSFTGEKNAVPNRNSARGFDVIDDIKSAVENVCPGVVSCADILAIAARDSVKLLGGPNWDVKLGRRDARSASRAAANNGIPAPTSNLNRLISRFNALGLSTRDLVALSGAHTIGQARCTSFRARIYNESNIDLSFAKTKQSNCPRSSGSGDNNLAPLDIQTPTYFDNKYFNNLIGKRGLLHSDQELFNGGSTDSIVRAYSKNPSSFSSDFVTAMIKMGDISPLTGSKGEIRKNCRRVN; from the exons ATGGCTTCTTCTTTTTCCAAGTTTTCCCAGACTTTGCTTCTCCTTGTGGTTTTCTGGGGAATCACCAGCAGCAGCAATGCTCAACTTTCAACCGATTATTACTCAAAATCATGTCCAAACTTGTTTTCAACTGTCAAATTCACTGTTCATTCTGCTATAATGAAAGAGGCCCGCATGGGTGCTTCACTGCTTCGACTCTTCTTCCATGACTGCTTTGTTAAT GGATGTGATGGATCATTGCTACTGGACGATACGTCGTCATTCACGGGAGAGAAAAATGCAGTCCCAAATCGAAACTCAGCTCGAGGATTCGATGTGATTGACGACATCAAGTCTGCAGTAGAGAATGTTTGTCCCGGTGTTGTTTCTTGTGCAGATATATTGGCCATTGCTGCTAGGGACTCTGTTAAACTT ttGGGAGGACCCAATTGGGACGTGAAGCTTGGAAGAAGAGATGCAAGGAGTGCAAGTCGGGCTGCTGCAAATAATGGCATTCCTGCGCCAACTTCCAACTTGAATCGACTCATTTCCAGGTTCAATGCTCTTGGTCTTTCCACCAGGGACTTGGTTGCTTTATCGG GAGCACACACAATTGGACAAGCAAGGTGCACATCTTTCAGGGCTCGCATATACAACGAGAGCAACATCGATCTTTCCTTTGCTAAAACCAAGCAAAGCAACTGCCCAAGATCGAGTGGGTCAGGGGACAACAATTTGGCACCACTTGACATCCAGACTCCAACATATTTTGACAACAAGTACTTCAACAACCTCATCGGCAAGAGGGGGCTGCTCCACTCGGATCAAGAGTTGTTCAATGGGGGATCCACCGACTCCATTGTAAGGGCTTACAGTAAAAACCCGAGCTCCTTCAGCTCTGATTTTGTTACAGCCATGATTAAGATGGGAGACATTAGTCCACTCACTGGATCAAAGGGAGAGATCAGGAAGAACTGCAGAAGGGTTAATTAA